In Buchnera aphidicola (Hyadaphis tataricae), the genomic stretch ATCATTTTACCATTATGGTATGACATTATTCATGCTTTAAAAAAAATGATGATACAACATCAATATGTTTCCTTGTTGTCTTTGACTCATGGACAGCCAGCTACTCCTTCTACTATGGGCAAAGAAATAGCTAATTTTTATTATCGCATGAAACGTCAATATAAAAAACTAAAAAAAATAGAAATATTGGCAAAAATGAATGGAACTACTGGTAATTATAATGCGCATTTAGCTGCTTATCCCAATATTAATTGGCATACAATCAGCAAAGAGTTCGTGACTTCTTTAGGTATTAATTGGAATCCATACACGACACAAATTGAACCGCATGACTACATTGCAGAACTATTTTCTTGTGTTTGTTTATTTAATACAATATTGATTAATTTTAATCGTGATATATGGGGATATATTTCACTTGATTATTTTCATCAAAAATTAAAAGACTGCGAAATAGGCTCTTCAATTATGCCACATAAGGTTAACCCTATTGATTTTGAAAATTCTGAAGGAAATTTAGGATTGTCTAATGCTTTAATGAATCATATGATAATGAAGTTACCGATTTCTAGATGGCAACGTGATTTAAGTGATTCTACAGTATTAAGAAATTTAGGAGTTGCTATATCTTATTCTATAATTTCATATCATTCTGTATTATTAGGTGTCAACAAATTACGTATTAATAAAGATAGAATCTTAGAAATGTTAAATCAACATTGGTCTATTTTATCTGAACCTATTCAAACAGTGATGCGTCGTTATGGCATAAAAAATGGATATGAAAAATTAAAAGAAATAACTCGTGGAAAAAAAATAGATAAAAGTATTATACATGATTTTATCTCTCAATTAAATATACCAGAGAATGAAAAAATTCGATTACAAAATATAAATCCTGAAAATTATATTGGTAATGCAAGTCAAACTATTAATGAAATGATCAACGATATCAATTAATATTTTATATAATATTTTGCTGATATTTTAAGATTTACTAAAATCAAGGACAAATTTTATTTTGACATCATTAATTATAATTATCTCTTTGTTTTTTTGCACCGGATTTAACTATATTTTAAATACAAAACATTATGTTAATAGTAAATATTTTTTAAATAAAAATACTATAAACAAAAACATATGCGCTTGGAATAAATTAATTAATATTGCTTCAAATAAATATCAGGTAGATAGTAAACTGATTCAGTCTATTATTTATGTAGAATCTTCGGGTAATCCTTATTCTAAAAGTCGTTCTAATGCAATTGGATTAATGCAAATCAAACCATCTTCAGCAGGTATTGAAGTCTATCGTTTATATAAAAAAAAAGGACAACCTTCTATACAAGAATTATATAATCCCGAAACAAATATTGATATGGGAACAGCTTATCTCAGTTTATTACAAAAAAAAAACTTTTTGGAATCAGCAATAAAGATATGATGCGTTGCGCTACGATTGTTGCTTATGTTAATGGAACAGATGCTTTGCTTAAAATTTTTTCCAAAAATAGACAACAGGCAAAATCAATGATTAATAAAATGACCATAGAATCTTTCTATAGATATATTAAAAAAAAACATCCTGCACAACAAGCATCTCGTTATTTAAAAAAAGTCATGAATATTTATAATTTAATGTAAATATTAAATACAAATATAAAGTAGAAAATATAATAATTTAGAATTGTAGTATTATCAACTTAATTAAAAATATATTGATGTTTGAGATTAATATAATGGGATTATTACATGGCAAAAAAATTTTAATAACTGGTATTTCCGGTATTCGATCTATTGCATTTAGCATAGCAAAAACTCTATATAATCAAAAAGCAGAATTAGCATTTTCGTGCCAAAACAAAAAAATCACTAAAACAGTAAAAAAAATAGCAGCATCTATGGAATCTGATATTGTGTTAATATGTGATGTTGGAAAAGATCAAGATATTAAAAAATTATTTTTGGATTTATCTAAAAAATGGAGTAAATTTGATGGCTTAGTTCATTCTATTGCTTATAGTCCCAAAAATCTTTTTTATGGGGATTTTATTGATGATGTTAGTCGAGAAGGATTTAATATTTCTCATGAAATAAGTTCTTATAGTTTTTTAGCATTAGCAAAAGAATGTAGAAACATGTTAAATAATTTTTCTTCTTTGTTAACCTTGTCTTTTCTAGGTTCTCAAAGAATTATAAAGAATTATAATCTTATGGGTTTAGCTAAAGCTTCTTTAGAAGCAAATGTTCGGTATATGGCGTCTTCTTTAGGTAAACAAAATATTAGAGTGAACGTTATTTCTCCTGGTCCTATTAAAACGGTTTCTTCTTATAGTATTAAGAATTTTAAAAAAATACAACAATGTTATTCTTCTTTTGCATTAATCAAAAATCCTATCACACCTGAAAACATAGGAAACGTTGCATCTTTTTTACTGTCTAATTTATCATTAGGTATTACTGGTTCCGTTATTTATGTTGATAATGGTTTTAATATTAATACTATAATATAATCATATAGCGTTTATAGCACAATGACATTATATTGTGATTATAAAAAATATGTATATTATAGATACATCATTTATCATATTGATTTTTTATAAAATGATTTATTTTTTGAAAAATAAATTTTGTAATTTCTTAATAAATAAACTTTTATAAGTTCACTTAAAAAAATATCTATACTATTTGATAAATAAGTTATATATTTAAATAGATTTTTAAATTCATACTATTATTAATAGTTTAATATAACAATTAGGTTTTATCATTATGTTCCATAATAATCCATTACTTGCACAGTTAAAAAAAAATCTACATGCTAAAACACCACGTGTAGAAGGCGTAGTGAAAAGTACTGAAAGAGGATTTGGATTTTTAGAAATTGATGCACAAAGAAGTTATTTTATTCCACCTAAAAACATGAAAAAAGTTATGAATGGAGATAAAATAATTGCATTATTAAAAATAGAAAAAGAAAGAGAAATAATTGAACCAGAAAAATTAATTGAACCTTTTTTAAATAGATTTGTTGGAAAAATAGAAAAAAAAGATAATAAATTGTTTATTATACCTGATTATCCATTTTTAAAAAAAATCATTAAATGCGATTATAATAAAACCTGTCTAGATGTTTTTCAAAACGGAGATTGGGCCGTAGCTAAATTAATAAAACATAAATTAAATGGAGATAATGCGTTTTCTGCTGAATTAATAGAAAAAATTATCACAAAAGATGATCCTTTAATTCCATGGTGGGTTACCCTAGCACGTCACAATCTATCTAGAACAGAACCTTATGTAAAAAATAATTGTTTTAATTTGCAAGAAAACTTTGAAAGAAGAGATTTAACAAAATTAGAATTTATTACTATAGATAATAGTAATACTAAAGATATTGATGATGCTATTTTTATTAATGAAACTAGTCCCGAAGAATTTTGCTTGACTGTAGCTATTGCAGATCCTACTGCTTATATAAAATATGGCAGTGAATTAGATATTATAGCATATCAAAGAAGTTTTACGAATTATTTGCCTGGACTGAATATCCCCATGCTACCTAGAAAATTGTCAGAAGATATATGCTCATTAAATCAAAATGCACATCGTCCAGTGTTAGCATGCAGTATAAATATTTTAAAAGATGGAAGTATATCTAATGATGATATTCAGTTTTTTTTAGCATGGATTGAATCTAAATCAAAATTATCTTATGAGCAAGTTTCAGATTGGATTGATCAATCTGGAACATGGAAACCACCTACAAAATCTATAGAAAATCAAATATTGCTTTTGCATCGTTTATGTTTATTAAGAATGAAATGGCGATCTATAAATGCTGTTTTATTTAAAGATAGTATAGAATATCGTTTTAATTTATCTGACATTGGAAAAATTGATGTTGTTATTGAAAAAAGACGTATTGCTCATAAAATTATTGAAGAATCGATGATCATTGCTAATGTTTCAGCTGCTAAATTTTTGTCTAAATATCTTGGTTTTGGTATTTATAACATTCATAAT encodes the following:
- the purB gene encoding adenylosuccinate lyase, whose translation is MKLTSLTAISPIDGRYSDVTVLLRNIFSEFSFFKYRLYVEIQWFKKIMSMSQTLKINFFEHKKLFLLDEIINNFNENDAICIKKIEKKTNHDIKALEYFLKKQVLKLDFFESVSEFIHFGCTSEDINNIAYALMLKDARDQIILPLWYDIIHALKKMMIQHQYVSLLSLTHGQPATPSTMGKEIANFYYRMKRQYKKLKKIEILAKMNGTTGNYNAHLAAYPNINWHTISKEFVTSLGINWNPYTTQIEPHDYIAELFSCVCLFNTILINFNRDIWGYISLDYFHQKLKDCEIGSSIMPHKVNPIDFENSEGNLGLSNALMNHMIMKLPISRWQRDLSDSTVLRNLGVAISYSIISYHSVLLGVNKLRINKDRILEMLNQHWSILSEPIQTVMRRYGIKNGYEKLKEITRGKKIDKSIIHDFISQLNIPENEKIRLQNINPENYIGNASQTINEMINDIN
- a CDS encoding transglycosylase SLT domain-containing protein, whose product is MTSLIIIISLFFCTGFNYILNTKHYVNSKYFLNKNTINKNICAWNKLINIASNKYQVDSKLIQSIIYVESSGNPYSKSRSNAIGLMQIKPSSAGIEVYRLYKKKGQPSIQELYNPETNIDMGTAYLSLLQKKNFLESAIKI
- a CDS encoding enoyl-ACP reductase → MGLLHGKKILITGISGIRSIAFSIAKTLYNQKAELAFSCQNKKITKTVKKIAASMESDIVLICDVGKDQDIKKLFLDLSKKWSKFDGLVHSIAYSPKNLFYGDFIDDVSREGFNISHEISSYSFLALAKECRNMLNNFSSLLTLSFLGSQRIIKNYNLMGLAKASLEANVRYMASSLGKQNIRVNVISPGPIKTVSSYSIKNFKKIQQCYSSFALIKNPITPENIGNVASFLLSNLSLGITGSVIYVDNGFNINTII
- the rnb gene encoding exoribonuclease II — protein: MFHNNPLLAQLKKNLHAKTPRVEGVVKSTERGFGFLEIDAQRSYFIPPKNMKKVMNGDKIIALLKIEKEREIIEPEKLIEPFLNRFVGKIEKKDNKLFIIPDYPFLKKIIKCDYNKTCLDVFQNGDWAVAKLIKHKLNGDNAFSAELIEKIITKDDPLIPWWVTLARHNLSRTEPYVKNNCFNLQENFERRDLTKLEFITIDNSNTKDIDDAIFINETSPEEFCLTVAIADPTAYIKYGSELDIIAYQRSFTNYLPGLNIPMLPRKLSEDICSLNQNAHRPVLACSINILKDGSISNDDIQFFLAWIESKSKLSYEQVSDWIDQSGTWKPPTKSIENQILLLHRLCLLRMKWRSINAVLFKDSIEYRFNLSDIGKIDVVIEKRRIAHKIIEESMIIANVSAAKFLSKYLGFGIYNIHNGFDVTNAENVISFLKKYNLNFTVKEITSLKGFCKLRRVLNIVSNEYINSRIRRFQSFGDFSIVPGPHFGLGFTEYATWTSPIRKYSDMINHRLLKSIINKEQAILLNEDIKFKISEQKKRNRIAERDVSDWLYTMYLQQKEHRYKTFQAEITDISRNGIRARLIENGANVFIPGVLLHKNRDELLFNKDMGTVFINGIMQYKVSDVIPVTIFDIKSDTRSIIAKLKL